A single genomic interval of Helianthus annuus cultivar XRQ/B chromosome 13, HanXRQr2.0-SUNRISE, whole genome shotgun sequence harbors:
- the LOC110901663 gene encoding disease resistance protein RPV1-like, translating into MAYSSTLVIHKCFTYDVFLSFRDKDTRKNFVDYLYFALQHKNFRACNDDKIKKGKMINDELIKSIKDSKFYIIIFFKNYASSSWCLDELVKIMECHRNAVQVVYPIFYDVEPFEIRKLSEVLGKAFAKHEK; encoded by the coding sequence ATGGCCTATTCTTCAACTTTAGTCATTCACAAGTGCTTCACATATGATGTGTTTTTAAGTTTTAGAGATAAAGATACCCGTAAAAACTTTGTTGATTATCTTTACTTTGCTCTTCAACACAAAAACTTCCGTGCTTGCAATGATGATAAAATAAAGAAAGGGAAAATGATAAATGATGAGCTCATCAAATCCATTAAAGACTCAAAGTTCTACATTATAATATTCTTTAAGAATTATGCATCTTCATCTTGGTGTTTGGATGAACTAGTAAAAATTATGGAGTGCCATAGGAACGCAGTTCAGGTTGTTTACCCGATCTTCTATGATGTAGAACCTTTTGAAATCCGCAAACTAAGTGAGGTACTTGGAAAAGCATTTGCCAAACATGAAAAGTAG